In Gossypium arboreum isolate Shixiya-1 chromosome 6, ASM2569848v2, whole genome shotgun sequence, the following are encoded in one genomic region:
- the LOC108473836 gene encoding protein ROLLING AND ERECT LEAF 2-like produces MGCAQSRIENEESVVRCKDRKNLMKDAVLARNAFAAGHSGYAISLKNTGAALSDYGHGEAEEPLEEQPRGIPPLDSTPQPPPPPPMMDNLPPPPPLPNFSPSPVAPIKRALSMPEMPIKSRKEFDSSLAIEEEEEEEEEEEEENHVENEALEKNHNEGLRKDSRGPNKEDMTASTSKNNNVTHPPPMPEAKHMAWDYFFMVDNNMPGPSLDLDNNDNETEVRNAEPFANNVSGVGFNSHGGADSEIEPKTPERPEKMAVEDDVKGKQQVQMEHSKTAPADFRRMVKAVSSVNLMLVLNEIDDHFLKCSESAQEVSKMLEATRLHYHSNFADNRGHIDHSARVMRVITWNSSFRGMTNGENRKDEFDSEEHESHATVLDKLLAWEKKLYDEVKQGELMKLEYKRKVAWLNKQKKRGASAESLEKTKAAVSHLHTRYIVDMQSMDSTVSEVNRLRDEQLYPKLVMLVDGMANMWASMCIHHDRQLKVVEKLKSLDVALSSKETTKQHHDWTIQLHNVVQEWHSQFDKLVTNQKQYILSLNNWLKLNLIPIESSLKEKISSPPRAQNPPIQALLHAWHDCLEKLPDEVAKSAISSFAAVIKTIIIHQDEEMKLKEKCEETRKEFLRKSQAFEEWYHKYKQRRSALDEIDAGEDMNAKDPVSERQLVVESLKKRLEEEAEALKKHCIQVREKSIGSLKIRLPEIFRALSDYSHACSEAYEKLRSVTQSQKTNGAPS; encoded by the exons ATGGGGTGTGCCCAGTCCAGAATAGAGAACGAAGAATCTGTGGTTCGATGCAAGGACCGGAAGAACTTGATGAAAGATGCGGTCTTAGCTCGAAACGCCTTCGCCGCCGGTCACTCTGGGTACGCCATTTCGTTGAAGAACACCGGCGCTGCCTTGAGTGACTACGGTCATGGGGAAGCTGAAGAGCCCCTCGAAGAACAACCACGTGGGATTCCTCCACTTGACTCCACTCCTCAGCCGCCTCCTCCGCCTCCTATGATGGACAACCTTCCTCCACCTCCTCCGCTTCCTAACTTCTCCCCTAGCCCCGTCGCTCCCATCAAACGCGCCCTCAGCATGCCAGAAATGCCCATCAAGAGTCGCAAGGAGTTCGATTCTTCACTCGctattgaagaagaagaagaagaggaagaagaagaagaagaagaaaatcatGTAGAAAACGAGGCGCTTGAAAAAAATCACAATGAAGGTCTCAGAAAAGACTCACGAGGGCCTAATAAGGAAGATATGACGGCGTCGACATCGAAGAACAACAATGTGACCCACCCGCCGCCGATGCCGGAAGCTAAACACATGGCTTGGGATTACTTCTTTATGGTCGACAATAACATGCCGGGTCCGAGCTTGGATTTGGACAACAATGACAACGAGACCGAGGTTAGAAATGCTGAACCTTTCGCTAACAATGTGAGTGGTGTGGGGTTTAATAGCCATGGCGGAGCCGATAGTGAGATTGAGCCCAAGACTCCGGAGAGGCCGGAGAAGATGGCGGTGGAGGATGATGTTAAGGGGAAACAACAGGTACAGATGGAGCATTCGAAAACGGCTCCGGCAGATTTCAGGAGAATGGTGAAGGCCGTTTCtagtgtgaatttgatgctggTTTTGAATGAGATTGATGACCATTTCTTGAAATGCTCAGAGAGTGCTCAAGAGGTTTCTAAGATGCTGGAGGCTACCAGGTTGCATTATCATTCCAATTTTGCTGATAATCGAG GACATATTGATCATTCCGCGAGGGTAATGCGTGTCATTACATGGAATAGTTCTTTCAGAGGTATGACAAACGGTGAAAACAGGAAGGATGAGTTTGATTCTGAAGAGCACGAGTCTCACGCCACTGTCCTGGATAAGTTGCTAGCATGGGAAAAGAAACTTTATGATGAAGTAAAG CAAGGAGAGCTGATGAAGCTCGAGTATAAAAGGAAGGTAGCTTGGTTAAACAAGCAGAAGAAACGTGGCGCTAGTGCTGAATCATTGGAGAAAACAAAGGCGGCTGTAAGTCATTTGCATACAAGGTACATAGTTGACATGCAGTCCATGGATTCAACAGTGTCAGAAGTTAATCGATTACGTGATGAGCAGTTATATCCGAAACTTGTTATGCTTGTTGATGG GATGGCTAACATGTGGGCAAGCATGTGCATACATCATGATAGGCAGCTCAAGGTTGTTGAAAAGCTTAAGTCTCTTGACGTTGCCCTCAGTTCCAAAGAAACAACAAAGCAACACCACGACTGGACCATCCAACTTCATAACGTTGTCCAAGAGTGGCATTCGCAATTTGATAAGCTCGTGACCAATCAAAAGCAATACATTCTATCTCTCAACAACTGGTTAAAGTTGAATCTCATCCCTATCGAAAGCAGCTTGAAAGAGAAAATCTCATCTCCTCCGCGAGCGCAGAATCCTCCCATCCAAGCACTCCTTCATGCATGGCACGATTGTCTTGAAAAGCTTCCTGACGAGGTTGCCAAATCCGCTATCTCTTCATTTGCTGCAGTGATAAAAACAATAATCATCCATCAAGACGAAGAGATGAAGCTAAAAGAAAAATGCGAGGAAACTAGGAAGGAATTCTTGCGCAAGAGCCAGGCATTCGAGGAATGGTATCACAAGTACAAGCAACGAAGATCTGCATTGGATGAAATAGATGCAGGTGAAGACATGAATGCAAAGGATCCTGTCTCCGAGAGGCAGCTTGTGGTCGAGAGCTTGAAAAAGAGGTTGGAAGAGGAAGCCGAAGCTCTCAAAAAGCACTGCATTCAAGTGCGAGAGAAATCTATTGGAAGTCTTAAAATCCGGTTGCCTGAGATATTCCGCGCATTGTCGGACTATTCTCACGCCTGCTCTGAAGCTTATGAAAAGTTAAGGAGCGTCACTCAGTCACAAAAAACAAATGGTGCCCCTTCATAA